The following proteins are encoded in a genomic region of Amycolatopsis sulphurea:
- a CDS encoding DNA-directed RNA polymerase subunit alpha, producing the protein MLISQRPALGEETVNETRSRFTIEPLEPGFGYTLGNSLRRTLLSSIPGAAVTSIRIDGVLHEFTTVPGVKEDVTDIILNLKELVVSSEEDEPVTMYLRKQGPGEVTAADIVPPAGVTVHNPDLHIASLNGKGKLEIELVVERGRGYVPALQNKQAGAEIGRIPVDSIYSPVLKVTYKVEATRVEQRTDFDKLILDVETKPSITPRDAVASAGKTLVELFGLARELNIDAEGIEIGPSPQEADTIAAYAMPIEDLDLTVRSYNCLKREGIHTVGELVSRSEADLLDIRNFGAKSIDEVKLKLVGLGLALKDSPPGFDPSAAAAGYDGEGWAADGVAGIGGGISDEGHDDGQDYAETEQL; encoded by the coding sequence ATGCTGATTTCCCAGCGGCCGGCTCTCGGCGAAGAGACGGTCAACGAGACCCGTTCCCGGTTCACCATCGAACCGCTGGAGCCCGGCTTCGGCTACACGCTCGGCAACTCGCTGCGGCGCACGCTGCTCTCGTCCATTCCGGGCGCGGCCGTGACGAGCATCCGCATCGACGGCGTGCTGCACGAGTTCACCACCGTTCCCGGGGTGAAGGAAGACGTCACCGACATCATCCTGAACCTCAAGGAGCTGGTCGTGTCCTCGGAGGAGGACGAGCCGGTCACCATGTACCTGCGCAAGCAGGGCCCCGGTGAGGTCACCGCGGCCGACATCGTGCCGCCGGCCGGCGTCACCGTGCACAACCCGGATCTGCACATCGCGTCGCTGAACGGCAAGGGCAAGCTCGAGATCGAGCTCGTCGTCGAGCGCGGCCGCGGGTACGTTCCGGCCCTGCAGAACAAGCAGGCGGGCGCGGAGATCGGCCGGATCCCGGTGGACTCGATCTACTCGCCGGTGCTGAAGGTGACCTACAAGGTCGAGGCGACCCGGGTCGAGCAGCGCACCGACTTCGACAAGCTGATCCTGGACGTCGAGACCAAGCCGTCGATCACCCCGCGGGACGCGGTGGCCTCGGCGGGCAAGACGCTGGTGGAGCTGTTCGGCCTCGCCCGCGAGCTGAACATCGACGCCGAGGGCATCGAGATCGGCCCGTCGCCGCAGGAGGCGGACACCATCGCCGCCTACGCGATGCCGATCGAGGACCTGGACCTCACCGTCCGGTCCTACAACTGCCTCAAGCGCGAGGGTATCCACACCGTCGGTGAGCTCGTCTCGCGCAGCGAGGCGGACCTGCTCGACATCCGCAACTTCGGCGCCAAGTCGATCGACGAGGTCAAGCTGAAGCTGGTCGGCCTCGGCCTGGCGCTCAAGGACAGCCCGCCCGGGTTCGATCCGTCCGCGGCCGCCGCGGGCTACGACGGTGAGGGCTGGGCAGCCGACGGGGTCGCCGGGATCGGCGGCGGGATTTCGGACGAGGGCCACGACGATGGCCAGGACTACGCAGAGACCGAGCAGCTCTGA
- a CDS encoding alpha/beta fold hydrolase codes for MSSMLIKKLIGPALAGLLLVPLAPGVASAADTLRWQPCRQIAGEWPADDQRTECATIRVPVDYAKPAGRTFDLAVSRIKATGSRNGVILVNPGGPGASGMDMPKKLLDSKAAGIGVHHDLIGFSPRGVGYSAALSCQRDRTEPDSSLPEKEKARFTSEKNAKRYRECVAKDPEFVANLTVGNIARDMDRIRQALGEEKIGYYGLSWGTALGAEYRTLFDDHVDKMLLDSVMASTLDLTKVDHDTAAAQENAFHDFAGWLAGNDRIYHFGTTKAAVLKTMLDLRAKIDHNDIDPLLTPARQDWPESARNLAKLRDGKRVPATAPAERTGFDWHHPDPAFGWDQQDALLCNESTGTRDFETHWRNHEALAAEFPIAGSHGEYGGRCAGWPLPATPWHFTPGKSPLQLVGHAYESVTPLPWAKDMRAHIGGSLITIQDDQHGSLAFLPCASKAVEFFDTGKTSNATCPGNPIPPAA; via the coding sequence ATGAGCAGCATGCTGATCAAGAAGCTCATCGGGCCGGCCCTCGCCGGGCTGCTGCTCGTACCACTCGCGCCCGGGGTCGCGTCGGCCGCGGACACCCTGCGCTGGCAGCCCTGCCGGCAGATCGCCGGCGAATGGCCCGCGGACGACCAGCGCACCGAATGCGCCACGATCAGGGTTCCGGTCGACTACGCGAAGCCGGCAGGGCGTACTTTCGACCTCGCGGTGAGCCGGATCAAGGCCACCGGCAGCCGGAACGGGGTCATTCTGGTCAACCCGGGCGGCCCCGGCGCCTCCGGAATGGACATGCCGAAAAAGCTGCTCGATTCGAAGGCGGCCGGTATCGGTGTGCACCACGACCTCATCGGCTTCTCCCCGCGTGGAGTCGGCTACAGCGCGGCGCTGTCCTGTCAGCGGGACCGGACGGAACCGGACTCTTCGCTGCCCGAGAAGGAAAAGGCCCGTTTCACATCCGAGAAGAACGCCAAGCGGTACCGGGAATGCGTGGCGAAGGATCCGGAGTTCGTGGCAAATCTGACCGTGGGGAACATCGCCCGTGACATGGACCGGATCCGGCAGGCGCTCGGCGAGGAGAAGATCGGTTACTACGGCCTCTCCTGGGGCACCGCACTCGGTGCGGAATACCGCACGCTGTTCGACGACCACGTCGACAAGATGCTGCTCGACTCGGTGATGGCGTCCACTTTGGACCTCACCAAGGTCGATCACGACACCGCGGCGGCGCAGGAGAACGCATTCCACGACTTCGCCGGCTGGCTGGCCGGCAACGACCGGATCTACCACTTCGGCACCACGAAGGCCGCCGTCCTCAAGACGATGCTGGACCTGCGGGCGAAGATCGACCACAACGACATCGATCCCCTGCTCACCCCTGCCCGCCAGGACTGGCCGGAGTCGGCCCGGAACCTGGCAAAACTCCGCGACGGCAAGCGAGTCCCCGCCACGGCACCGGCGGAGCGCACCGGCTTCGACTGGCACCATCCGGACCCGGCATTCGGCTGGGACCAGCAGGATGCGCTGCTCTGCAACGAATCGACCGGCACCCGCGACTTCGAAACGCACTGGCGTAACCATGAGGCGCTGGCCGCCGAGTTCCCCATCGCGGGCAGCCACGGCGAATACGGCGGTCGCTGCGCCGGCTGGCCACTGCCCGCCACGCCCTGGCACTTCACCCCGGGAAAGAGCCCGCTTCAGCTCGTCGGGCACGCCTACGAGTCGGTGACGCCGCTGCCCTGGGCCAAGGACATGCGCGCCCACATCGGCGGCTCTCTCATCACCATCCAGGACGACCAGCACGGCTCGCTGGCATTCCTTCCGTGCGCGTCGAAGGCAGTGGAATTCTTCGACACCGGAAAGACCTCAAACGCCACCTGCCCCGGCAACCCGATCCCGCCGGCGGCCTAG
- a CDS encoding CopG family transcriptional regulator, translated as MAMTLRLSEEQEHALGMLAEVNGVSKHEAVVRAITDAAARQVRDDRVHSLSVAGRSRYAGLLDRLAQ; from the coding sequence ATGGCTATGACGTTGAGGCTGAGCGAGGAGCAGGAGCACGCTCTGGGCATGCTCGCGGAGGTGAACGGGGTGAGCAAGCACGAGGCGGTGGTGCGGGCGATCACCGACGCTGCGGCTCGCCAGGTCCGGGATGACCGGGTGCACAGCCTTTCGGTGGCCGGGCGTTCCCGGTATGCGGGCTTGCTCGATCGCTTGGCGCAGTGA
- the rplQ gene encoding 50S ribosomal protein L17: MPTPTKGARLGGSSAHQRLILANLATQLFEHGKITTTEAKARRVRPLAEKLITKAKRGDLHNRRLVQKVVRDKDVLHKLFAEIGPHFAERPGGYTRITKTLPRKGDNAAMAVIELVAEKTVTSEAERARKTKFAKDAEAPAAVEETTSQESAAEVTEEAAATAETTEEAPAEAAAETEADADAKKD; this comes from the coding sequence ATGCCCACCCCTACCAAGGGAGCCCGGCTCGGCGGGTCGTCCGCCCACCAGCGGCTGATCCTGGCCAATCTGGCCACGCAGCTGTTCGAGCACGGCAAGATCACCACGACCGAGGCCAAGGCCCGCCGGGTTCGCCCGCTGGCCGAGAAGCTGATCACCAAGGCGAAGCGGGGCGACCTGCACAACCGTCGCCTCGTGCAGAAGGTCGTCCGGGACAAGGACGTCCTGCACAAGCTGTTCGCCGAGATCGGGCCGCACTTCGCGGAGCGCCCGGGTGGCTACACCCGGATCACCAAGACGCTCCCGCGCAAGGGTGACAACGCGGCGATGGCGGTCATCGAGCTGGTCGCGGAGAAGACCGTGACCTCGGAGGCCGAGCGGGCGCGCAAGACCAAGTTCGCGAAGGACGCCGAGGCTCCGGCCGCCGTCGAGGAGACCACCTCGCAGGAGTCCGCCGCCGAGGTGACCGAGGAGGCCGCCGCGACCGCGGAGACCACCGAGGAGGCTCCGGCCGAGGCTGCCGCCGAGACCGAGGCCGACGCGGACGCCAAGAAGGACTGA
- a CDS encoding type II toxin-antitoxin system death-on-curing family toxin, with translation MKFEYLTLDDLLALAGDLGVSRVRDLGLLDAAAHRPKVSLMGQDAYPELHDKAAVLLESLVRNDPLVDGNKRLGWMSVFVFYGLNGYDLDAPEDDAYELVIATATGFLPYQSVAERLAEWVRTEAPSHP, from the coding sequence GTGAAGTTCGAATATCTGACGTTGGACGATCTGCTCGCCCTCGCGGGTGATCTCGGAGTTTCCCGGGTGCGGGACCTCGGTCTGCTGGACGCGGCGGCGCACCGGCCGAAAGTGTCGCTCATGGGGCAGGACGCCTATCCCGAGTTGCACGACAAGGCCGCGGTGCTGCTGGAATCCCTTGTCCGGAACGATCCGCTGGTAGACGGGAACAAGCGGCTGGGCTGGATGTCGGTGTTCGTGTTCTACGGACTGAACGGCTACGACCTGGATGCACCCGAGGACGACGCGTACGAACTGGTGATCGCGACCGCGACCGGCTTCTTGCCGTACCAGTCGGTGGCTGAGCGCCTGGCGGAGTGGGTCCGCACCGAGGCGCCCAGCCACCCGTGA
- the truA gene encoding tRNA pseudouridine(38-40) synthase TruA, producing the protein MRLDVSYDGTDFSGWARQPGRRTVQACLEEALQRQPPGAEVPKSVVVAGRTDAGVHASGQVVHVDVVPLVPGAPGRIPVDEHGIPDLTRMRGRWNKLLPADVRVLRATVAPAGFDARFSAVRRHYRYRVSDAPWGVDPLRRNDTLAWGRPLSTDRMNAAAQDLLGLQDFAAYCKQREGGTTIRELQHLSWTRIDEYLVEARVSADAFCHSMVRSLVGVLLLVGDGRRAPEWPGDVLASGRRDSAVAPAHGLTLTAVDYPPDAKLAARAEQTRNVRGATEQ; encoded by the coding sequence CTGCGCCTCGACGTCTCCTACGACGGCACGGACTTCTCCGGCTGGGCTCGCCAGCCCGGCCGCCGCACTGTGCAGGCGTGCCTGGAGGAGGCTCTGCAGCGCCAGCCACCGGGCGCCGAGGTGCCGAAATCGGTCGTGGTGGCCGGCCGCACGGACGCCGGCGTGCACGCGAGCGGACAGGTCGTGCACGTTGACGTGGTGCCGCTGGTTCCGGGCGCACCCGGCCGGATCCCGGTGGACGAGCACGGCATCCCGGACCTGACCCGGATGCGCGGCCGGTGGAACAAGCTGCTGCCCGCCGACGTCCGGGTGTTGCGGGCGACTGTGGCCCCGGCCGGTTTCGACGCTCGTTTCTCCGCCGTCCGGCGGCACTACCGCTATCGCGTCTCGGACGCGCCGTGGGGCGTGGATCCGTTGCGCCGCAACGACACCCTGGCGTGGGGCCGTCCGTTGTCCACGGACCGGATGAACGCGGCCGCGCAGGATCTGCTGGGCCTGCAGGACTTCGCCGCGTACTGCAAGCAGCGCGAGGGCGGCACCACTATCCGCGAGCTGCAGCACTTGTCCTGGACCCGTATCGACGAATACCTGGTGGAGGCCCGCGTCTCCGCGGACGCGTTCTGTCATTCGATGGTCCGCAGCCTGGTCGGTGTTCTCCTGCTGGTCGGAGACGGCCGCCGCGCCCCGGAGTGGCCGGGAGACGTATTGGCGAGCGGGCGGCGGGACAGCGCCGTCGCCCCGGCACACGGCCTTACTTTGACCGCGGTGGACTACCCCCCGGATGCCAAGCTGGCGGCTCGCGCGGAGCAGACGCGCAACGTGCGTGGTGCGACTGAACAGTGA